TTCAATTATTTCCCGGCAGACAAATAAACCGAGGCCTGTTCCAAGCGTTTTCGTTGTGACGAAGGGCTCGAAAATCGTCTTAAGCAAATGGTCAGGTATGACCGGGCCATTATTGGAGATTTCGATTTTTATATGGGTATCATTTACGAAGAAACCCTTAATCTCAATTTTAGGATCATCACGGTACTGACTCAAAACATCGATTGCATTAAAGATTATATTGATTAGGACTTGTCTGATTTCATCAGCATAGCCATACAATTCCATATCGTCGGCTACTTCCTTAATGATCTGGACCTTGGTGTCGAGAATGCTGGGGTACAAGAAATTCAATACTTCTTCAATCATTTTATTCAATGAGAAAATGGTTTTTTCTTTTCCAATGAGTTCTTTTTTAGATAAAAGCAAAAATTGGGAAATACGAAAATTCAGTTGTTCCAGCTCGCTTGATATGATATCAAGATACTTCATATCCTCGTGTTCAGATCTCAGCAGCTGGATGAATCCCTGGATTGAAGTCAATGGGTTGCGGAATTCATGAATGAAGCTTGATGTCATCTGGCCAAGCAACGTGAGCCTGTCCTTGTGAGTCGAATCTATGAATTGGTTTTTCTCCTCAATGATCTTGTTCTTTTGTTCGTTGTAATAGGATACTGCGTAATACAGGAAAGTATCAAAACAGTAATTGATGCGGTTGATGGCCTCTTGCATCTCATCCCATTCCATATTGAGTTTATAAAGGTGCTTGTAGAGTACAGAACGGCCTGAATTGACATTGTAGACAAAATCTCCGATATTGATATCAGCGCGTACCCTTTCTTCGCCTACCATAAAAGCAAGCTTTTGAAGGTGTTCCTCCAACTCATCATTTGTCTTTGAAAAAACAGAGAGAATAATTTCGTACATTTTCTCAGCGTTCTTACTTATTTTCTCTTTATATGGATCATCTTCTGAGACGATAATATTGACAGTCCAGTCAGCAATGAGCGGTTCTCTTTCACTAGTCAGGAAGCTAAGCAATCGGTTATCCGTAATTGGCAGCATTTCATTAAGTCCCCCAGTTTTTCTTTTCGGTATTAAAGATTCTAGGTAAAGTTCAAAAACCCTTTGTCGAATAATGAGAACATCCGAGGAAATGCGTCGAATAGAAAAAAACGTGACAAAAGACCGATATTTTTAGCAACTATGGAAGAGATTTGTCTATTCTAATTCGACATGTACTATATTTTAGACTTGTGATAAAATATAAGAAGTAGTATATTCATAGTGTAGAAATTAAATAATAACCACAAGGGGAGCTGCCATTTGCAGCTGAGAGTGAGCGCCCGAGTTCTTACCCTTTGAACCTGTTAGTTAATGCTAGCGAAGGAATGTGGATGCGATAGGAAAGCAATCTGGGAATCCTATAGATCCCCCTGATTGCTTTTTTTGTTTCTGAAGCAGAAAAGGCGTGTTGAAAACGGACCTCATTCTGAAAAGAAGGAGGAACAAAAATGAAACAAAAACAGACTCTATTTTTAGTGGAAATTGCGGTGTTTTCCGCTCTGGCTTATTTGCTGGATTTATTCTCCGGTTTTTTATTCTCAAGAATTTGGCCGCAAGGCGGTTCGGTATCAATCGCTATGGTACCGGTATTCCTGATGGCGTTCCGCTGGGGAGTTAAGGGAGGGGCAATCACAGGCCTCCTGCTGGGCCTATTGCAATTCATCCTGGGTTTCTCACAAATATTCCATCCAGTCCAGGGTTTCATCGATTATTTGGTAGCCTTCACTGTCCTGGGTGTTGCCGGTATTTTTGCAAGACAAATTAAAGAGAACATACAAAACGGGGACAGGAAAAAATGGATTGGTTTGATAATCGCTGGGACATTCATCGGCAGCCTGCTTCGTTTTATCGCTCATTTCTTTTCCGGATGGGTCTTTTTCGGAGTATGGGCGCCAGAAGGCCAGCCGGCGTGGCTTTATTCACTCATCTATAACGGAACCTATATGATTCCAAGTATGATTCTATCCGCCATTATCATCATCCTTGTCATCGGTTATGCTCCGTCAAGAATGGTTAAATCAACAACAGTAAGCAATAAAATATAATCTGCCAGGAGAGCTGACGAAATGTTCAGCTCTCTTTTTGCATTTTAATAAATGTGGGACATTCAACTTTAAAAATTGTCAATTGTATGTAGTTTTTTAGAATATAAGTATTTTGGGGGTTAATAGTGATTTATGTCACAGTGAGACTGGCTTGAAATTGATTAAATAAAGATAATCATTCTCATTTAGAAATTCGTAAAAAATTTTTCTAACTTAACAGTTGATGTAATTCCATTTCATATATGCAGGTATCATTTAAGGAAAAAACACCCTTTTGTAAAACTAAATGAAAAAGGTGATGGCGATGCTCGGAAAATTAAAGACTGGTGAAAAAGGCCGGATCATGAATATTGCTGGCACTGATAAATTTGTCAGAAGAAGATTGCTTGATTTGGGGATTGCAGAAGGAGCGGAAGTCTGTGTGAAATGCATTCTGCCATTTGGAGGACCTGTGATGGTGGAATCATGTGGACAATGCATCGGAATCCGGCGCAAGGAAGCATTACGTATTGAAGTGGAGCGAGTATGATGAATATTGCGCTTATTGGCAATCCGAATACCGGTAAAACTTCATTGTTTAATAATTTAACAGGTTCATATGAATATGTTGGCAACTGGAGCGGAGTGACGGTCGAAAAGAAAGTTGGTCTTTTCAAAAATAAAAAAGATCAGCTTATTGATCTCCCGGGGGTCTATACCCTTAATCCGCTGTCAAAGGATGAAGGGGTGGTTACTAGTTTCTTTCTGGAGGAACCATTCGAGAAACTGCTCAATATCCTTGATGCTTCCCAATTAAGACGTAATCTGCATCTTACAATGCAGCTCCTTGAATACGGGGCACCGGTGATTATTGGACTGAATATGCTTGACGTCGCTAAAAACAGGGGCATCCAAATCGATGTTAAAAAACTTTCTGAATTACTGGGAACTCCTGTTGCACCTGTCGTGGCCAGGTCAGGAAAGGGCTGTAATGAACTCGCTGAGCTAGTGACAGATGAAGTGACCGGCACTGGCAAATCCATTATTGTCTATTATGGTAAAGCCATTGAGGAGGGAATCCTTCAGCTCGGAAAGAAACTGAATGGGAGGGCGAAACATCCAGTTCGCTGGCTCGCTCTTCAGCTATTTGAAGGCAATCCTTATGTAAGGACCTATTTAACTAACTATCTGCCATTGGAGGAAATTGATTCACTGGTTAACTTTGTTGCTGTTTCCAACCAGCAACAATCAGGCAGTAAACAAGCTCTTGACCAGGTTATACACCGTAAAAGAAGTGATGCGATCGATAATATTATATCTGCAGCCACAACCAGACCGGCCAATGAAAAAATCCCGCTGACTGAGAAAGTTGATATGGTAGTGACAAATAAATTCCTTGGTATCCCAATGTTTCTGGCACTAATGTTTATCATGTTCATGCTTACTTTTGACTGGCTGGGATTCCCGCTGTCAGATGCATTGGATGCATTTATATCAGGCCCATTGACAGTTGGTATCACGGCAGCTTTAACTTGGGCAGGCGCATCGTCTTTCATAAAAGACCTAGTGCTTGATGGAATTGTTGCCGGAGTAGGCGGAGTTCTTGTTTTCGTACCGCAAATCTTCATTTTGTTCTTTTTCATTTCCCTGCTAGAGGATTCAGGATATATGGCCCGTGTTGCACTAGTCATGGACCGTTTAATGGAATCAGTTGGCCTCAATGGGAAAGCGTTTATCCCGATGATGATTGGTTTTGGCTGTAATGTGCCGGGAATCATGGCTGCAAGGACGATTGAGACACCAAAAGAGAGACTAATGACTATTTTGCTGACACCATTAATGTCATGTTCAGCCAGGCTTCCTGTATACGCTTTGTTTGTCGGCGCATTTTTTACAGAGTACAAGGCAGCAGTCGTTCTTAGCTTGTATGTATTAGGTGTAGTAGTCGCCCTCATACTTGCGAAGGTTTTTTCCAAGACACTTTTGAAAGGGGAAACCTCTGTTTTCGTCATTGAACTTCCCCCATACAGAATGCCGCAGGCAAAAGCGCTTTGGAGAAGCACCTGGGATAAGGGAAAAGGTTTCGTGAGAAAAGCTGGTACATTCATCTTTGCTGGCTCTGTTCTGATCTGGCTGCTCGCATATGCTGGTCCTGAAGGTGCGAATGTCAGCATGGATGATAGCTATCTGGCACTTTTGGGGGGAATATTCGCGCCTCTGTTCGCGCCAATAGGATTCGGAACATGGCAGGCAAGCGCTTCACTTATCACCGGTTTTCTTGCAAAAGAAGCAATCATTTCAACAATGAATATCATTTACTTTGTCCCGGATGAAGCAAGTCTCCAGGGACTGCTGGCTGCTTATTATACACCATTGGCTGCGTATAGCTTCATGGTATTCATCCTGCTATATATTCCTTGTCTTGCAACGACTGCGACTATCTATAAGGAAACAGGCTCAAAACGCTGGACCGCTTTTTCGATTGCTTATGCATTGGTGATTGCTTATCTTCTGTCACTGGCCATCTACCAAGGCGGCATGCTATTGGGATTAAGCTAAAGTTGGAAGGAGGAAGGGTTCATGATTGCAAATATCTTGATCGGCGGGGCTATATTTGGATATGCCGGCTTGGCCTTTTACCGATTCATCCAGAAATCCAAAGAAGGAAAATGCGCAGCCTGCTCCATCCAAAGCTCCTGCTCAAGTAACTGCAGCGCAGACTATAAAAAAAACGTATAAAATAACAAAAAGAGTTTCGGATTGGTCATGTAATCCGAGACTCTTTTTGCCATATATAAAAGGCAGGCTAATACATTCAGCGGGGTTTAGATGATTCGTGTACGTCGAGTGCAAGGCGGGTTCACAGTACTTCATTTTGCAAAAGAAAAATAAAAAATAAAAATTAATTTGAATTTCAGGTAAATATGTGTAAAATTACACTAAAAGAACTTAAAGGAATGAAGCGGATGACCAGGGATGAAATTATAAACAGAGTTTCCGAGAAAGTAAGGGTCCTGAGGGCTGAGGTTGGCTATACTCAGGATAAAATGGCTGACATCATCGGAATCTCAAAAAAGACACTTGTCCAGATTGAAAAGGGCAGAGTCCAGGCAGGTTGGTCAACAGTCGTTACGATTTGTGCATTGTTCAGGGAGACGGAGACAATCCAGTTTTTATTCGGAAATGAACCTCTTGAGGTGCTTGAAACTATTGCACATGAAGGGACGGATTACAGGAAAGAGAAGACCTTGGGTGGTAAAGTCTGGTGGCGAGAAGTTGCCAGAAACAGCGGGTTTGTCATGCAGCAGAATATCCTGAGCCAGCATTACAGAATCCTTGATGAAGACGATTTCAGGATCTTCAGCAGTTTCGAAGAAAAGGAAACAAAGGAGCGTTTAAAGGAACTTGCTTCCGAAGCAATGAATAAATGATACCAAAACAGCAGCCGATGGCTGCTGTTTTGGTCATTTTGCTATAAGCACATGGCAATGAGCGTTATTTGTCACTTTTTGGCTTACTCCCCCAAGAAGCTTCCGTTTAATCCCTTCATTTCCTGACTGGCCGATAATGATTAAATCCGCATTTACATCCCTCGCGAATTCCAATATACCTTCCGCCGGGCTGCCGTCGAGGATTGAGAAATCAGTTTCGATATTGAGAGCATTCAGCTCAGACTTAGCATTATTCAGAGCTTGTTCAGAACTATGTGTAATAATTGCATGTTCTGATTTGCCAAGAGAACCTTGCTCCGTTGCTAACGGCGGTACTTGAATTCCATCTGCAGGCAAGCTGTTTATAGGGAGGGGCTCAATTGGGCGGTCAGTGGATTCCACCAGCTCGCTTTTTACTTTCTCTTCATAAACATGACCGACAAACAGCTTGGCTCCATCCAGGTTTCTCGTAAACTCCTTGGCTAATTGAAGGGCTTTTCTAGCCCCCTCCGAATCATCGTAAGCGAGGACAATATTTTTGATTTCAGGCATATTAATCTACCTCCAGGTTGGAACTTCTTATTTAGTATCCATTACCCCATTTCGAACCAGAAATAACTCTCTAAAATAATCCATCCTACCCACATAAAAAACCAAAACCTGGCGAATTTTGTTATAAATGTTATATATTTTAGATAGGGAGTGGCCGACATGGGATGGGATTCTCAAAAGGCAATGCATCCGACAATACGTAAATGCCTGCAACACCTCGATGTCATTCAAGCTGATGATAAAACGAAGCAAATAGTATATATGTACATGGAGACACTTCTTCGGGAAAGAGATTTATTAGCAGTCAGCAAGGAACAATCGATAGAATCACAGATTCATAACCAGTAGCCGCAATTAATAATTTCTATTATAAACACCGCAGAGTTCTGACGAATTTTGCGGCTTTTTATGTTTGTATCTAAGGTGATACCATCTCGGTTCGGGCATAAGGACGTCTCACCCTTCAGCTTTTGTTTGAAGTACAGCCAAGTTCGGCCAAAGCAACGTCTCAAGTACTGGGTTTTGTCCGAAGTACGACGAAGTCGGGCAAAGCAACGCTTCAACCTCATACATTTGTCCGAACTCAGGTGGGAAGAGGGTTTAGGTATTGGCAGCGGCTATTATAAAAACTGGCACAAGGCAATGTATTACTATAATAATGTTATTTAGAATCCAAAGGCCAATCGATCAATCGGTTGGCCTTTTATATCTCTTTATGTCTATTTTCCTTGTAATTAGCCAATATGTGTTAATCCCTTTGAAAAATGGGTAAAAGAAAGTGTCATATTTCTAAACTATTTTTAAAAGGTTGGGGTGCTCAGTGAGCAAAAATTCAATATTAACACGTTTTTTAATGGGCTGGAAGCGGCTGCATATGAACCAGGTACTGGTTTTGTCTGTTTCTACAGCAGTACTGGCATTCTTAAGTTTTTTTCATGTTTATTCAGAGGGGGCGGACATCAGTGCTTTGAATGATGATATGGCGCAGGCTACCGTCATCTATGATGCTAGCGGAGAGGTTGCCAGCAAGATTTCGGCATTGAAAAATGAAGGAATCAAGATAGAAGATGTTCCTGATCATGTTAAGAACGCTGTTATTGCTATCGAGGACCACCGTTTTTATGAACATGATGGAGTCGACCTTGTCGGGATTTCGCGGGCATTTGTACAGAATGTTAAGGCGGGCAGTATTGTTGAAGGCGGAAGCACGATTACCCAGCAGCTGACAAAGAATGCTTTGCTCTCAAGCGAAAAGACATATAAACGAAAGCTCGAAGAATTTTTCATGGCGAGGGAAATCGAAAAGCAATATTCCAAAGATGAAATCATGCAAATGTACTTAAATCGTATTTATTTCGGTAATGGTTCATGGGGAATCAAACGGGCAGCAATGGGGTACTTTGGCAAGGATGTGAAAGACCTTTCAATAAGCGAGGCAGCTATGCTGGCAGGCTTGATTAAAGCACCGTCAGCGCTGGATCCAAACAAGAATTATGAAGAAGCAGTAGAAAGAAGAAATATTGTACTGCAAATGATGAAGACTCATGGGTTTATTAAGGAAGAAGAATATAAAGAGGCAGTTGCCGAAAAGATTGTATTGAATGAAAAGGGCGGAGATCCATTGCGCGGCCGCTATCCATATTATGTAGATCATGTCATTGATGAAGCCATCAAAAAGTACGGACTGACCCAGGAAGAAATTCTCACTGGAGGACTGCAAATCTATACTGAGCTGGATGTTACAATGCAATCAGCTGTAGAAGCGACTTATGCGAAGGATGAACTGTTTCCGAAAGGAACAGAAAAACAGATGGTCCAAAGCGGAGCAGTATTGGTCGATCCTAAAAATGGAGGCATTCGTGCGCTTGTCGGCGGCCGTGGGGAGCATGTATTCCGTGGTTACAATCGTGCAACTCAATTAAAAGCCCAGCCCGGCTCTACAATGAAGCCACTTGCTGTATTTGCGCCAGCGCTTGAAGAAGGCTGGGGTATTACGGACATGCTGAAGGACGAAGAAACAGAATTCAAAGATTACAAGCCTCAAAATTACAATGATGAATATAAAGGCGAAGTCCCTATGTATGAAGCATTAAGAGATTCATTGAATGTACCAGCTGTATGGCTGCTGAATGAGATAGGCATTGTTAAAGGGATGGAATCGGTACAGAACTTTGGCATTAACCTGGATCCTAAGAATGATCGAAATCTTGGCCTGGCGCTTGGTGGATTATCCACTGGGGTCTCACCGGTAACCATGGCAGAAGCCTATTCCGCTTTTGCCAATAATGGGGAGCATCATGAAACACATGCAATCACGAAGATCGTTGATAAGGAAGGCAATACAATAGTTGAGTACAAGGGGAAAAAGAGCAAAGCGGTGTCAAAAGAAACTGCACAAAAAATGACGACGATGCTAATGGGTGTTGTGGAGGATGGAACAGGAAAAGGGGCAAAGATTCCTGGCAGGGAGTTAGCTGGGAAAACAGGATCTACCCAGGTTCCGATTGAAGGAGTCAAAGGAACAAAAGATCAATGGTTTGTGGGCTATACCCCACAACTTGTCGGTGCAGTATGGGTTGGTTACGACAAGACAGATAAAGAGCACTATTTAACCACTACCAGCAGTGAAGGTGCCGCTCTGGTATTCAAGGACTTTATGTCAGAGGCTTTGAAAAATACAAAAGCACAATCCTTCAATGTTCCTCCACTTTCAAAATATATAGATGAACACAAGAAAGAACAGAGAGCCAAGTCAGTGAAAGAGCTTGAATCAAGGATTAAAAAGGAATCAGAAAAGCTTAAGAAGCAATGGGAAGAAGCAAAAAAGAAGCAGAAAAAGAATAAGGAAGAACCTAAAAAGGAAGAAACCACTGAACCAGCTCCTGCGTCAACAAATACCGGCAATAGCAATGGTACCAGTGAATCTGGTAATACAAACGACACCGGAAGCGAAGGAGATACCGGAGGTGAAGGAGATACCGGAGGCGAAGGAGATACCGGAGGCGAGGGTGATACCGGAGGCGAAGGGGAAACCGGAGGTGAAGGGGATACCGGAGGTGCAGGCGACACCGGGGGCGAAGGTGATACCGGAGGCGAAGGGGATACCGGAGGCGAAGGGGATACTGGAGGCGAAGGTGACACAGGTGGCGAAGGCGACACCGGCGGAACCAAAAACGAAGGGTAATAAGATTGAAAAAACTGATGCACTATAAGTACAGCGCGGGGAAACCTGCGCTGTTTTTCGTCGATTCGTAGTCTACTAGAATGTCAAGAATTTCTTTTCTCTAGTAACCCTTTAGTTTCATTCAGTGCTGAACAACCGTATTCTGGCATAAAAAACAGGCTATCAAAGGTATGATCTTTGATAGCCTGTTTTATAAATATAATTAAATTAATCTTAATATGAAACCGATTACGACGATTGCGCCGATAATCATTAGGATTGTTCTTACCACGAAACTTCACCTCGACTATTGTATGATCTCGAATTGGAATTATATTTGGAAAGATTCTGTAGTTTCGATCAGTGCCTTACGTTTAACGCGAAGTACAGAAGCTTCGTTTGTTAACAGTTTTGTCAGCTGGTTTAATTTTGGTTCTACATCCGTACCTTCCATAATAATTTTTAAAGTTGTATTTGGTTCTACAGTCAGCAGGAATGATACCAGTTTAGATAATGATGTGGCTTCGACTGCTTTCTGGCGGCTGTACAGATAAGTAGCACCGTCCAATTTTTTAGCGGCCTGATAGATTTCAAGCATTTTTGTCATAGTGAATCTCTTTTGAACCATTACATTTGATGACATAATCTCTTTCATTTATATAAACTCCTTTAATTAAACTTTTTAAGTAGGTTAGTTGAATAATACCCCGTAAATACGGCCTGAAAACCTGCAAAGTGCAAAATGGGCAATGTTGGCATGGTTGACTATAGAAAACTGCAGACCCATAAGCAATTAAATGAGCATCGGTCCAGAGTGATACTGTAATCCGTCTGAGGATGGAGAAGGAAACGGCCAGGAGAGCGTTTATTAGTATTCTGCATTTACGATACCATGAGAATACTATATAAGATGCGAGGAGAAAGGCTTATGAAAAAATTTGCGGATATTTTCAGGAACAGCAGTTTCACCAAGTTATTTTTGGCGAACTTCACTTCCCAAATGGGCAGTACAATTGGCCTAACAGCTTTCATGTTTTATTTGCTTGACCGTTTCAGCTCCCAGCCAACCTTTGCGACGATAACAGAGTTGACGTATTCTTTGCCGATGCTGGCGGTATTTTTTATGATCGGGGTTTTTGCAGACAGGATGGACCGGCAAAAAATAGCGGTTTATTGTGATTGGATTAGCGCTGGTTTATCGATCACATTAATTGCTGCAATCTATGTCGGCTGGATGCCATTGGTTTTTGGGATGCTGTTCTTGAGAAGTGCGATTCAAAAGTTCTTTTTCCCGGCAGAGCATGGAATGGTTCAGGGAATACTGAAAAAAGAGGATTATACTGCAGCTGCGGGATTGAACCAACTGGTGATGAGTCTATTTATGCTGTTCGGGAATGGTCTGGGAGTCCTTGCTTATTGGTCCATTGGTATTTACGGCGCTATTTTGATCGATACAATTTCGTTCATCATCAGTGCCTTGCTTATTCAGAAAGCTGAGATTCCGCTGGAAGCGAAACTTCCAAATGGTTCTCATAAACTAAAGGAACTGAATATCAAAATGGTTTTCAAGGATTTCAATCATGGGTTTGCCTATGTACTGAGCAACAAGTTGCTATTTACATTGATTATCGGGTTCTTCATTTTCGGCATCGTCAATGGCGGCTTCTCCGTCATGCCGATTTTTATTCTGAAGTATAAACTTGCACCAGAATCTTACGAGCAATATTCAATCGTGATTGGTTTCGTGTTTGGGATTGGAGTACTGATTGGCAGCCTAATCGCTTCATTGCTTTCACAAAAGGTTAAACTCTACCATCTTATTTCGGTAGGGCTTATTCTCTCCGGAAGTTTCACGGCGCTTGCTTCACTTCCAAACAATATTTATCTTTTCCTTGGCGTTCTCTTCATCTCTGCTCTGGCATTGCCGCTTATAAACATTGGGATTGGAGGGTGGCTCCCCAGCATTATCGATCCTAAAATGATGGGCAGGGTTCAGGGGCTGATCAGCCCGCTTAATATGCTGTCACATTCATTGATGCTTGCTTTCATTGCCTATAGCTTCCCAGTTCTGTTGACAATTGAAATGCTGTATTGGATCGTCGGCGGCTGTCTGGCGATTGTGGGGATATTTTATTTGATCGTCCTGCCGAAATTGGCGGAAGAGAATGGTACTGTAGTGGAAAATACTGTCACAGAATCTGGAGTCTAAAGGAAGTCCTCTAAGGACTTTCTTTTTTTGGCTTCACTCGTCGGACCTTCCCTGGCACTCAACGGGCTAGAACTGCCGCCTTAAATCAAGGAAAGCTATGAAGCAAGGCAGCGCACCTGACTTGAGCAGCTTTGGTGAGGACCCAGCATTTAGGGGTGCATAGCTTGTCGGGTGGTGGCTTCCCAAGGCGCTTGCGTTTTTCTTAACAACTAACATTTTTTTTGAACGATACTTTACTTAGACCGTCTTATGAATAAATAATAAATGAGAGAGATCATTTTTCGGGTGGCGGGGAAAGCGAGGCATGCTTTTATGGATGAGAAAGAGCTAATCACAAGTGCAAAAAAAGGTGACCACCGTTCGTTTGCTGTGCTGTTCAGGAATCATTATCCCCTGCTGGTAAAATACCTGATGAAAATTACGATGAATCCTGACATGTCTGAAGAGCTTGCGCAAGCAACTATGGCAAAATGTGTGGAGAAGATTCACTTATTTAATGGCCAATCAAAATTTTCATCGTGGCTTATCAGCATTGCGACAAATATGTATATCGACCAGCATCGAAAGAAAAAGCGCGAAAAAGAGTGGAATGAAGGGGAAGCAGCGTCCCGAAAGCTTCAATGGTATATGGAATCAAAGAACGAGGAATGGACAGATGCACTTGCTGCAATCTCCAGGCTGAATGATGAGATGAGGATCCCGCTAATTCTTAAGCACTATTATGGGTATTCGTATGATGAGATAGGTGAAATTCTTAATATTGCCGCTGGTACTGCGAAGTCTAGAGTCCACCATGGGCTTTTAGCCGTTAGAAGGGAGCTGAAAGTAGATGAAAAACCAAAAAGGAATCTCGTCAAACGATGATCAAATGGATAAGGAATTTTTTGAAACCATCAGTGCTATTCAAAATGGACTGGATAAACTGGAATCCATGGACTTATATACTCCTGATGAAAAATGGTTTGGACATATGGTGCTGAGACAGCAGGAGATTCAAAAAAAGAACTTCCTCCGGGAGCTGACTTGGTTTATATTGAGTGCCATGCTTATCCTGACAGTTGTTATTTTCACCTTGCTAGAACTGCCGATACTATTCCTTATGCTCCAAACTGCTACAGTAGCCATTGCAGGTTTTTTTGGCTATAAAGGAATGCAAAAGCAGGTGGATACACGATGAACGAGGAATTGTCACCTTTCATGCTCGCAGTCGTTGCAACAATCTTATTGTCGCAGAGTATTTTTTTGTTTACCAATGCCAGGAAGCATGGTCACAATCACTGGCTATGGGGAATTCTGGGAATGATCCAGGCACCAATGCCGCTTCTTGTTTACTTACTTTTTATCCGAAAGGTTTGGCGCAAGAAAAAAGGAAATATTTGAAATGATGAAAAATAGTGAAAAATTAGAATTGACATTGTGGCAAGTAAGGTGATAACCTTACAAAGGAATGGAAAAAATATCTAAAAGGAGGGTT
The nucleotide sequence above comes from Mesobacillus jeotgali. Encoded proteins:
- a CDS encoding MFS transporter, with the translated sequence MKKFADIFRNSSFTKLFLANFTSQMGSTIGLTAFMFYLLDRFSSQPTFATITELTYSLPMLAVFFMIGVFADRMDRQKIAVYCDWISAGLSITLIAAIYVGWMPLVFGMLFLRSAIQKFFFPAEHGMVQGILKKEDYTAAAGLNQLVMSLFMLFGNGLGVLAYWSIGIYGAILIDTISFIISALLIQKAEIPLEAKLPNGSHKLKELNIKMVFKDFNHGFAYVLSNKLLFTLIIGFFIFGIVNGGFSVMPIFILKYKLAPESYEQYSIVIGFVFGIGVLIGSLIASLLSQKVKLYHLISVGLILSGSFTALASLPNNIYLFLGVLFISALALPLINIGIGGWLPSIIDPKMMGRVQGLISPLNMLSHSLMLAFIAYSFPVLLTIEMLYWIVGGCLAIVGIFYLIVLPKLAEENGTVVENTVTESGV
- the sigY gene encoding RNA polymerase sigma factor SigY, which gives rise to MDEKELITSAKKGDHRSFAVLFRNHYPLLVKYLMKITMNPDMSEELAQATMAKCVEKIHLFNGQSKFSSWLISIATNMYIDQHRKKKREKEWNEGEAASRKLQWYMESKNEEWTDALAAISRLNDEMRIPLILKHYYGYSYDEIGEILNIAAGTAKSRVHHGLLAVRRELKVDEKPKRNLVKR
- a CDS encoding YxlC family protein: MKNQKGISSNDDQMDKEFFETISAIQNGLDKLESMDLYTPDEKWFGHMVLRQQEIQKKNFLRELTWFILSAMLILTVVIFTLLELPILFLMLQTATVAIAGFFGYKGMQKQVDTR
- a CDS encoding sigma-Y antisigma factor component; the protein is MNEELSPFMLAVVATILLSQSIFLFTNARKHGHNHWLWGILGMIQAPMPLLVYLLFIRKVWRKKKGNI